A region of Gemmatimonadota bacterium DNA encodes the following proteins:
- a CDS encoding acyl-CoA dehydrogenase family protein → MARFEGIDFYDIDSLFSEEERMIRDTVRSFVEDRVMPIIGEAYIERKFPRQLIPELGELGVFGANLPEKYGCAGLNNVAYGLIMQELERGDSGIRSFVSVQGALVMYPIFAFGSEEHRTEWLPRLATGEAIGCFGLTEADYGSDPGGMVTTAKETADGWLLNGAKMWITNGSMADVAVIWAQTREIGDVKGIRGFVVPTATPGFSARDQKGKLSLLASDTSEIVLQDVELPQSAVLPESTGGLKQPLMCLTQARYGIAWGAVGAAMACFHEALSYSKERLVFGSPIGGKQIQQVRLADMLTSITTGQLLTYRLGRMKDEGTMTPQQVSLAKRANADMATNIAREARRLLGANGILVEYHSMRHMANLESVYTYEGTHDIHSLILGQTLTGLSAF, encoded by the coding sequence ATGGCCCGCTTCGAAGGCATCGACTTCTACGACATCGACTCGCTCTTTTCGGAAGAGGAGCGGATGATTCGCGACACGGTCCGCTCCTTTGTCGAAGACCGCGTCATGCCGATCATCGGCGAGGCGTACATCGAGCGGAAGTTCCCGAGACAGCTCATCCCAGAGCTCGGCGAACTCGGTGTGTTCGGTGCGAACCTGCCGGAAAAATACGGCTGCGCCGGACTGAACAACGTGGCGTACGGCCTCATCATGCAGGAGCTCGAGCGGGGCGATTCCGGCATCCGCTCGTTCGTTTCCGTACAGGGCGCGCTCGTCATGTACCCCATCTTCGCGTTCGGGAGTGAAGAGCACCGGACCGAGTGGTTGCCCAGGCTCGCCACCGGGGAAGCGATCGGATGCTTCGGCCTGACCGAAGCGGACTACGGGTCCGATCCGGGCGGCATGGTCACCACCGCGAAGGAGACCGCTGACGGGTGGCTGCTCAACGGCGCCAAGATGTGGATCACGAACGGTTCGATGGCGGACGTGGCAGTCATCTGGGCCCAGACCCGCGAAATCGGGGACGTGAAGGGTATCCGCGGCTTCGTGGTGCCGACGGCCACCCCCGGCTTCAGCGCGCGCGACCAGAAGGGCAAGCTCTCGCTGCTCGCGAGCGATACCAGCGAGATCGTGCTGCAGGATGTCGAGCTCCCCCAGAGCGCCGTGCTGCCCGAAAGCACCGGCGGCCTGAAGCAACCGCTCATGTGCCTCACACAGGCACGCTACGGCATCGCCTGGGGTGCGGTCGGCGCCGCGATGGCGTGCTTCCACGAAGCGCTCTCGTATTCCAAGGAGCGCCTCGTATTCGGCTCGCCCATCGGTGGGAAGCAGATCCAACAGGTCCGGCTCGCCGACATGCTCACGAGCATCACGACCGGGCAGCTGCTCACCTACCGTCTCGGCCGGATGAAGGACGAGGGCACGATGACGCCACAACAGGTCTCGCTCGCGAAGCGCGCCAACGCCGACATGGCGACGAACATCGCGCGGGAAGCACGCCGTCTGCTCGGTGCGAACGGCATCCTCGTGGAGTACCACTCGATGCGGCACATGGCCAACCTCGAGTCGGTGTACACGTACGAGGGGACGCACGACATCCACTCGCTCATCCTCGGCCAGACGCTGACAGGGCTGAGCGCCTTCTAG
- a CDS encoding NAD-dependent isocitrate dehydrogenase: MSQTVTVIPGDGIGPEVTDATLAVLKAAGADLEYDMQQAGLIALREQRNPLPKSTLESAEANRIILKGPLTTPSGSGFRSINVEMRRAFDLYANVRPVRTLVPGGRYEDIDLVLIRENTEGLYVGVEHYIGIHGDPRAAAESVMIITRFGAERICRYAFEYARAHGRKKVTLAHKANILKYTQGLFLDVGREVAKEYPEIEWEDRIIDATAMMLVLDPYRFDVLVMENMFGDILSDLMAGLVGGLGLAPAGNIGADAAMFEAVHGSAPDIEGQGIANPTGLLLSACLLLDHVEQPDVASRIRDAIDTVILAGASRTVDMGGSASTKEYTEALVRALA; this comes from the coding sequence ATGTCACAGACCGTTACCGTGATCCCTGGAGACGGGATCGGACCCGAAGTCACGGACGCCACGCTCGCGGTCCTCAAGGCCGCGGGCGCCGACCTCGAGTACGACATGCAGCAGGCCGGACTCATCGCGCTACGGGAGCAGCGCAACCCTCTGCCGAAGAGCACTCTGGAGTCCGCGGAGGCGAACCGGATCATTCTCAAGGGTCCGCTCACGACCCCGTCTGGCTCCGGCTTCCGCTCCATCAACGTCGAGATGCGAAGGGCGTTCGATCTCTACGCCAACGTGCGGCCCGTGCGCACGCTCGTCCCCGGGGGACGGTACGAGGACATCGACCTCGTGCTCATTCGCGAGAACACGGAAGGTCTCTACGTGGGAGTGGAGCACTACATCGGCATACACGGTGACCCGCGCGCGGCCGCCGAGTCGGTCATGATCATTACCCGCTTCGGGGCCGAGCGCATCTGCCGCTATGCGTTCGAATACGCGCGCGCCCACGGTCGGAAGAAGGTCACGCTCGCGCACAAGGCCAACATCCTGAAGTACACGCAGGGCCTCTTCCTCGACGTGGGAAGGGAGGTCGCGAAGGAGTATCCGGAGATCGAGTGGGAGGACCGCATCATCGACGCGACGGCGATGATGCTCGTGCTCGATCCGTACCGCTTCGACGTCCTGGTCATGGAGAACATGTTCGGGGACATCCTCTCCGATCTCATGGCCGGACTCGTGGGTGGGCTCGGCCTCGCGCCGGCTGGAAACATCGGGGCCGATGCCGCGATGTTCGAGGCCGTGCATGGCTCGGCTCCGGACATCGAGGGCCAGGGCATCGCGAACCCGACGGGACTGCTCCTGTCCGCGTGCCTGCTGCTCGATCACGTCGAGCAGCCGGACGTCGCGTCGAGGATCCGCGACGCGATCGATACCGTCATTCTGGCCGGCGCGAGTCGGACGGTGGACATGGGCGGTAGTGCCTCGACGAAGGAGTACACCGAAGCCCTCGTGCGCGCCCTCGCCTGA
- the msrB gene encoding peptide-methionine (R)-S-oxide reductase MsrB codes for MTDRIDKTDAEWRELLSEEEYEVLRKKGTERAFTGKLLGEKTAGTYRCKGCGEPVFSSHTKYDSGSGWPSFYEPMEGGSVETETDRSLFMTRTEVHCSKCGGHLGHVFPDGPQPSGQRYCINSCSLDFDESGAEPMEISSERASGGASEPG; via the coding sequence GTGACCGACCGCATCGACAAGACCGACGCCGAGTGGCGGGAGCTGCTCAGCGAAGAGGAGTACGAGGTCCTTCGCAAGAAGGGCACGGAGCGCGCCTTCACGGGGAAACTCTTGGGTGAGAAGACCGCCGGCACGTACCGGTGCAAGGGGTGCGGTGAACCGGTCTTCTCTTCGCACACCAAGTACGACTCCGGCTCCGGATGGCCGTCGTTCTACGAGCCGATGGAGGGCGGCTCGGTCGAGACCGAAACCGACCGCAGCCTCTTCATGACGCGTACGGAAGTGCACTGCTCGAAGTGCGGCGGACACCTCGGGCACGTCTTCCCTGACGGGCCGCAGCCGAGTGGGCAGCGCTACTGCATCAATTCCTGCTCGCTGGACTTCGACGAGTCGGGTGCGGAGCCGATGGAGATCTCATCCGAGCGCGCGAGCGGCGGAGCCTCCGAGCCGGGCTGA
- a CDS encoding cupin domain-containing protein, with product MPRSLGITSLQILGAIRANSGYGLEIVTRTGLPSGTVYPTLGRLKRSVLVTARWEDQRTAEREGRPRRRYYELTADGRRSLAEGASRVATLAADLSSPAIGDLAPRSKSQQGRRRRSSAGVGRSTGGEPIDSGGSAVPIGRSANRHRSPEMSDSSVRHSKWDDIPLETVKDDITRRVFTGDRMMIAHVHLDQGAVVPWHSHENEQLTYIVDGALRFWLGDEGSADYQELVVSSGEVLFIPSNVPHRAEALEDTFDLDVFSPPRQDWLDGTDSYFHDES from the coding sequence ATGCCCCGTTCTCTCGGCATCACCTCGCTGCAGATCCTCGGCGCGATCCGCGCCAACAGCGGGTACGGACTCGAGATCGTGACGCGCACCGGTCTGCCGTCGGGCACCGTGTACCCCACGCTCGGGCGCCTCAAGAGGAGCGTTCTGGTCACGGCCCGTTGGGAGGATCAGCGCACCGCCGAGCGTGAGGGCCGGCCGCGCCGGCGCTACTACGAGCTGACAGCGGATGGCCGGCGCTCGCTCGCAGAAGGCGCCTCGCGTGTCGCAACGCTCGCCGCCGACCTCAGCAGCCCGGCGATTGGAGACCTGGCTCCCCGCTCGAAGAGCCAGCAGGGCCGCCGCCGCCGTTCCTCTGCGGGAGTAGGACGAAGTACTGGCGGCGAGCCCATTGACAGCGGGGGCTCCGCCGTGCCGATTGGCCGGTCCGCCAATCGACATCGGAGCCCCGAAATGAGCGATTCTTCCGTTCGCCACAGCAAGTGGGACGACATCCCCTTGGAGACGGTGAAAGACGACATCACACGGCGCGTGTTCACCGGCGACCGCATGATGATCGCACATGTGCACCTGGATCAGGGCGCCGTGGTACCGTGGCACTCCCACGAGAACGAGCAGCTCACCTACATCGTGGACGGCGCGCTCCGCTTTTGGCTCGGCGACGAGGGTTCGGCCGACTACCAGGAGCTCGTCGTCTCGTCCGGTGAGGTCCTGTTCATCCCGTCGAACGTGCCACACCGCGCCGAGGCTCTCGAGGACACCTTCGACCTGGATGTCTTCAGCCCTCCTCGTCAGGACTGGCTCGACGGCACTGATTCCTACTTCCACGACGAGTCCTAG
- a CDS encoding SDR family oxidoreductase — protein sequence MDLGLKGRVALVCGSSQGLGRAIADALAAEGADLVINSRSAEKLDAVRSQIAEATGAQVVAVSADLTDPAGVEELVSTAKDAFGKIDILVTNTGGPPAGTFEDHSAAVWRDAIAQNFESVVNLTRAVLPGMKERRWGRIVNVTSISVKQPVAGLILSNSIRACVTGFAKTVSNEVAPYNVTVNNVLPGFTRTERLIHLAEAVAEREGITVEAAYEGWEAEIPMGRLADPPELGAVAAFLCSQQASYITGQSIAVDGGWIKGLV from the coding sequence ATGGATCTCGGGCTGAAGGGGCGAGTCGCCCTCGTTTGTGGTTCCAGTCAAGGGCTTGGCCGCGCCATCGCGGACGCGCTCGCCGCCGAAGGTGCCGATCTCGTCATCAACTCACGCTCGGCGGAGAAGTTGGATGCGGTGCGATCGCAGATCGCGGAGGCCACCGGTGCGCAGGTAGTAGCGGTAAGCGCAGACCTCACGGATCCGGCCGGCGTGGAGGAACTCGTGAGCACCGCGAAGGACGCGTTCGGCAAGATCGACATCCTGGTGACGAACACCGGCGGGCCGCCCGCCGGCACCTTCGAGGACCATTCGGCGGCAGTGTGGAGAGACGCGATCGCCCAGAACTTCGAGAGCGTCGTGAACCTCACGCGCGCCGTGCTCCCGGGCATGAAGGAGCGACGCTGGGGCCGGATCGTGAACGTGACTTCGATCTCGGTGAAGCAGCCCGTCGCGGGCCTCATTCTCTCGAACTCGATACGGGCGTGCGTCACCGGCTTCGCGAAGACGGTTTCGAACGAAGTGGCGCCGTACAACGTGACCGTGAACAACGTGCTGCCGGGCTTCACGCGCACCGAACGCCTGATCCACCTCGCCGAAGCCGTCGCGGAACGGGAGGGGATCACCGTTGAGGCCGCCTACGAGGGTTGGGAGGCCGAGATCCCGATGGGGCGGCTCGCGGATCCGCCAGAGCTCGGCGCGGTAGCAGCGTTCTTGTGTTCGCAGCAGGCGTCGTACATAACCGGACAGTCGATCGCCGTCGATGGCGGCTGGATCAAAGGATTAGTCTGA
- a CDS encoding branched-chain amino acid transaminase — MELQESEWIWKDDEMIPWADAHLHLLSTAVQFGTSVFEGIRTYETPKGPAIFRLGAHIRRLQDSAKIYRMLPEHTAEQLADACKAVVRKNELTSCYIRPMVLRGYGAPGINPFGSPIETYIVAWPWGAYFGEDALKNGVDVCVSSWLRAHPNTYPQRAKAGGHYLSAQLMKMEAIANGYVDAIALAPTGLVSEGSGMNLFLVRDGVIISPFLDGTSLEGITRDSIILMAHDLGYEVREQDIPRESLYTADELFFTGTAAEVTPVRSVDRITIGSGTAGTVTLALQKHYWETVRGENDDPHGFLTYLDE; from the coding sequence GTGGAGCTTCAAGAATCGGAATGGATCTGGAAAGACGATGAGATGATCCCGTGGGCGGACGCCCACCTCCACCTGCTCTCCACCGCGGTACAGTTCGGCACATCGGTCTTCGAGGGCATACGCACGTACGAGACCCCCAAGGGTCCGGCGATCTTCCGACTCGGAGCGCACATCCGTCGGCTCCAGGACTCCGCGAAGATCTACCGGATGCTCCCCGAGCACACCGCCGAGCAGCTCGCGGATGCTTGCAAAGCAGTCGTGCGCAAGAACGAACTCACAAGCTGCTACATCAGGCCGATGGTTTTGCGCGGTTACGGTGCACCCGGAATCAACCCATTCGGCAGCCCCATCGAGACGTACATCGTGGCGTGGCCGTGGGGCGCGTACTTCGGCGAAGACGCGCTAAAGAACGGCGTAGACGTGTGCGTCTCGTCTTGGCTGCGTGCGCACCCGAACACGTATCCACAGCGCGCGAAAGCGGGCGGCCACTACCTGAGCGCTCAGCTCATGAAGATGGAAGCCATCGCGAACGGCTACGTCGATGCGATCGCCCTCGCGCCTACTGGGCTCGTGAGCGAGGGCAGCGGCATGAACCTCTTCCTCGTGAGGGACGGCGTGATCATCAGCCCGTTTCTCGACGGAACGTCGCTGGAGGGTATCACCCGCGACTCGATCATCCTCATGGCGCATGATCTCGGCTACGAGGTGCGCGAGCAGGACATCCCGCGTGAGAGCCTCTACACGGCCGACGAGCTCTTCTTTACCGGGACCGCCGCCGAGGTTACTCCGGTGCGGAGTGTAGACCGGATCACGATCGGCTCGGGCACGGCGGGTACCGTCACTCTCGCGCTCCAGAAGCACTACTGGGAGACCGTGAGGGGTGAGAACGACGACCCACACGGGTTCCTCACCTACCTGGACGAATAG
- a CDS encoding cytochrome c-type biogenesis protein CcmH — translation MNTTTIRSSFFAIAAIGVMGLLVAPANAQSTGPTHTGFDPNAPMGGHYHEGEVGEKLMALESGFKCSCGCGLDVHTCQFQMQCGTAPVWSQRIRESLERGETMEAIEASFVADFGKTVFLAPPAEGFNLVGYFLPVIAIVTGGMLIGLLTRGGTRREDLIPVEVVSDDEAAKLREAMKKLDELESPDW, via the coding sequence ATGAACACGACGACGATCAGATCGAGCTTTTTCGCGATTGCGGCGATTGGGGTTATGGGGCTGCTCGTCGCGCCCGCCAACGCCCAGTCCACGGGTCCGACGCATACGGGATTCGACCCGAATGCGCCCATGGGCGGGCACTATCACGAGGGCGAGGTGGGCGAGAAGCTGATGGCGCTCGAGTCCGGCTTCAAATGCAGCTGCGGCTGTGGGCTGGACGTGCACACGTGCCAGTTCCAGATGCAGTGCGGGACGGCCCCCGTTTGGTCGCAGCGGATCCGTGAGTCGCTGGAGCGAGGCGAGACCATGGAGGCGATCGAAGCGAGCTTCGTGGCCGATTTCGGCAAGACGGTGTTCTTGGCGCCGCCGGCCGAAGGCTTCAACCTTGTCGGCTATTTTCTGCCCGTCATCGCCATCGTCACCGGAGGCATGCTGATCGGCCTGCTGACCCGAGGAGGAACGCGCCGAGAGGACCTCATTCCCGTTGAGGTCGTGAGCGACGACGAGGCGGCGAAGCTCCGAGAGGCGATGAAGAAGCTCGACGAGCTCGAGAGCCCGGACTGGTAG
- the ggt gene encoding gamma-glutamyltransferase, translated as MRGPRFSYAVGLLTLALSVGLLPSAAAAQSAEPVRAGTGMVVSASSLASEIGRDVLTAGGNAVDAAIATGFALAVTHPTAGNIGGGGFMVIRFPNGQTTAIDFREKAPLASFPEMWLDEDGEYSSDVHHRSVKSVGVPGTVAGFDKAHKLYGDIDWERVVSPSVALAEDGFELSESLASSLARFLERRVRPPATVAQFSRDGTPYAEGETLRQPELARTLRRIQLEGRDGFYRGETARLIVEEMRRGDGLITDEDLELYRARERSTIRGTYRGYEIISMPPPSSGGVALVTMLNILEGFDLASFGHNSAPYVHHVSEAMRRAFRDRAHYLADADFVDVPVHELTSKAHGAELRASIAADRASVSQTSDVTMGYESPETTHYSVVDGDGMAVSVTYTLESGYGSGIIVTGGGFLLNNEMGDFNAGPGLTNESGLIGTTANLARPQQRMLSSMTPSIVARDGRLVAVVGSPGGRTIINTVLQVILNVVDFGMNIQMAVNAPRIHHQWLPDRIRIEEDGISAATVQRLEAMGHTVRTSGSQGTAHSIMIDPRTGDRLGAADPRGSDAAARGH; from the coding sequence ATGCGCGGTCCCCGTTTCTCGTATGCCGTAGGTCTACTGACCCTTGCACTGTCTGTGGGGCTCCTACCGAGCGCCGCGGCGGCGCAGTCCGCGGAGCCCGTGCGTGCCGGCACCGGCATGGTGGTCTCGGCGAGCTCGCTGGCGAGTGAGATCGGCCGAGACGTGCTCACGGCCGGTGGCAATGCGGTCGACGCCGCCATCGCGACTGGCTTTGCTCTGGCGGTGACCCACCCGACGGCCGGCAATATAGGCGGGGGCGGCTTCATGGTAATCCGCTTCCCGAACGGCCAGACGACCGCGATCGACTTCCGCGAGAAGGCGCCGCTCGCGTCCTTCCCGGAGATGTGGCTCGACGAGGACGGTGAGTACTCCTCGGACGTGCACCACCGCAGCGTCAAGTCCGTCGGAGTGCCGGGCACCGTCGCAGGTTTCGACAAGGCTCACAAGCTCTACGGCGACATCGACTGGGAGCGGGTGGTGTCCCCCTCCGTGGCGCTCGCGGAGGATGGGTTCGAGCTCAGTGAAAGTCTCGCCAGCAGCCTGGCGCGGTTCCTGGAGCGCAGGGTGCGGCCTCCCGCGACCGTGGCCCAGTTCTCCAGGGACGGGACGCCCTACGCCGAGGGAGAGACGCTTCGCCAGCCCGAGCTCGCCAGGACTTTGCGGCGCATCCAGCTCGAAGGTCGCGACGGCTTCTACCGTGGCGAGACGGCGCGCCTGATCGTGGAGGAGATGCGGCGCGGGGACGGCCTCATCACCGACGAGGATCTGGAGCTCTACCGGGCACGCGAGAGGTCCACGATTCGCGGCACCTACCGTGGCTACGAGATCATCTCGATGCCGCCACCGAGCTCGGGTGGCGTCGCTTTGGTGACGATGCTCAACATCCTCGAGGGCTTCGACCTCGCCAGCTTCGGACACAACAGCGCGCCGTACGTCCACCATGTGAGCGAGGCCATGCGGCGCGCGTTCCGCGATCGGGCTCATTACCTCGCAGACGCGGACTTCGTCGACGTGCCCGTGCATGAGCTGACGAGCAAGGCCCACGGGGCGGAGCTTCGAGCCAGCATCGCGGCGGATCGGGCGTCGGTTTCCCAGACGAGCGACGTCACCATGGGCTATGAAAGCCCCGAGACGACGCACTATTCCGTTGTCGACGGTGACGGCATGGCAGTCTCGGTCACGTACACGCTCGAGAGCGGGTACGGCTCGGGCATCATCGTGACCGGCGGCGGATTCCTGCTCAACAACGAGATGGGCGACTTCAATGCCGGCCCCGGTCTCACCAACGAAAGCGGCCTAATAGGGACGACCGCCAACCTCGCGCGGCCGCAGCAGCGCATGCTCTCTTCGATGACCCCGAGCATCGTAGCCCGGGACGGTCGCTTGGTGGCCGTCGTCGGTAGCCCGGGTGGCCGCACGATCATCAACACGGTCCTGCAGGTCATCCTGAACGTCGTCGACTTCGGTATGAACATTCAGATGGCGGTCAACGCGCCGCGCATTCATCACCAGTGGTTGCCCGATCGCATACGCATTGAGGAGGACGGTATCAGTGCCGCGACGGTCCAGCGCCTAGAGGCTATGGGGCACACGGTTCGGACGAGCGGCAGTCAAGGAACCGCGCACTCGATCATGATCGACCCGCGCACTGGCGACAGGCTCGGGGCAGCCGATCCACGAGGATCGGACGCCGCGGCGCGCGGACATTGA
- the dctP gene encoding TRAP transporter substrate-binding protein DctP, with amino-acid sequence MKRRDFLKKAGAGASAVALGACAGDGADTGAAGADAVSGPSVNWRLTGSFPPSVDILYGAGERMAARISEMTGGNFNLRVYAAGEIVPPLQVMDAVMQSTVQCGITPGYFYTGKHPALAFDTAVPFGMSSSQQIAWMYHGGGLDLLNSIYADFGLITFPCSSTGAQMGGWFREPIGGLSDLAGLRMRIPGFGGEIMSRLGVTVQVIAPAEIYPALERGAVDAIEWVGPHDDEKLGFHQIAKNYYYPGWWEPGVTMSLLVNRAAYDELPAAYQAVLRTACGESLSHTLSSYDAANPAALRRLVQEHGVTLREFSEDILEAAWTESNAYLAEQAADNADFNEVYQSWKAYRDISFPYAAGNELSYARFAFPKIGNVNMR; translated from the coding sequence ATCAAGAGACGCGACTTTCTGAAAAAAGCGGGAGCCGGCGCCAGTGCCGTCGCGCTCGGCGCGTGCGCCGGAGATGGTGCGGATACGGGAGCGGCTGGGGCCGACGCGGTCAGCGGCCCCAGCGTGAACTGGAGGCTGACGGGCAGCTTCCCACCGAGCGTCGACATCCTGTACGGCGCGGGCGAACGGATGGCAGCACGCATCTCCGAGATGACCGGCGGCAACTTCAACCTCCGCGTGTACGCAGCCGGCGAGATCGTTCCGCCGCTGCAGGTCATGGACGCGGTGATGCAGAGCACGGTGCAGTGCGGCATCACGCCCGGATACTTCTACACGGGCAAACACCCCGCGTTGGCTTTCGACACGGCGGTTCCGTTCGGGATGAGCAGCAGCCAGCAGATCGCGTGGATGTATCACGGTGGCGGCCTCGATCTTCTCAACTCGATCTACGCGGACTTCGGCCTGATCACCTTCCCTTGCTCATCCACCGGTGCCCAGATGGGCGGCTGGTTCCGGGAGCCGATCGGCGGCCTCTCGGACTTGGCCGGTCTGCGCATGCGAATTCCGGGCTTCGGTGGGGAGATCATGTCGCGCCTTGGCGTGACCGTGCAGGTGATCGCTCCGGCGGAGATCTATCCCGCGCTCGAGCGCGGCGCCGTGGACGCGATCGAGTGGGTCGGGCCGCACGACGACGAGAAGCTCGGCTTCCATCAGATCGCCAAGAACTATTACTACCCTGGTTGGTGGGAGCCGGGAGTGACGATGAGCCTGCTGGTCAACCGCGCCGCGTACGACGAGCTTCCCGCGGCCTACCAAGCAGTGCTACGCACCGCGTGTGGCGAATCGCTCTCGCACACGCTCTCGTCCTACGACGCGGCCAATCCGGCGGCGCTGCGGCGACTCGTACAGGAGCACGGCGTTACGCTGCGGGAGTTCTCCGAGGACATCCTGGAGGCAGCGTGGACCGAGTCGAACGCCTACCTCGCCGAGCAGGCGGCCGACAACGCCGACTTCAACGAAGTGTACCAGTCGTGGAAGGCGTATCGGGATATTTCCTTCCCATACGCCGCAGGTAACGAGCTCTCCTATGCCCGCTTCGCTTTTCCGAAGATCGGTAACGTGAACATGCGCTGA
- a CDS encoding BlaI/MecI/CopY family transcriptional regulator: MVDGTTFTERELDIMSVLWREGSGTVAEVRDGLPEGVVYTTVLKILQILEGKNMVRHEQEGRAYRYFPVVEPAEAAGHALGRIVDKIFHGSAELTLARLVSGRKLEPDEVARMKALLDEARDEGGGS, translated from the coding sequence ATGGTAGACGGTACCACGTTCACGGAACGAGAACTCGACATCATGAGTGTGCTGTGGCGGGAGGGATCGGGGACCGTAGCCGAGGTACGTGACGGGCTCCCCGAGGGAGTCGTGTACACGACCGTGCTCAAGATCCTCCAGATTCTGGAGGGGAAGAATATGGTACGTCACGAGCAGGAAGGACGTGCGTACCGCTACTTCCCCGTGGTCGAGCCGGCCGAGGCGGCAGGCCATGCCCTGGGGCGTATCGTGGACAAGATCTTCCACGGCTCCGCCGAGCTGACCCTCGCCCGCCTAGTGTCCGGTCGCAAGCTGGAGCCCGACGAGGTGGCGCGCATGAAGGCGCTTCTCGACGAGGCCCGGGATGAGGGAGGCGGATCATGA
- a CDS encoding TonB-dependent receptor plug domain-containing protein, translating to MILWMAWSTLVSLLLGFIALAAERSVRAAGRSARGVWSLAILGSLTLQAWALLRTAEAPSRIPTASVSETASVTISMLAELQAVAFSLHALLDRYEPVALIAWVCAAAVGVVVLLGGLARLDLRARSWARARVAGEDVLISEDFGPALFGLRSPTIVLPAWALALPPDDLRLACLHEAEHRRARDTWLLFAAALVAALTPWNAALWWKVGRLRAAVEIDCDARVLGAGASPTAYGALLLELTSSMGDHRLPVATFAKPPSLLERRLTMIVNDVSQAVPVGSLAALAVCTLLLVAACEVPPPTALQQQNEESADVVAPVQEAVAEGAARAIIRLSGSALAGDETPLIYVDGVRIDSSVRDLDPESIERIEVLKGQAARAIFGDEAAGGVIQIFLKLGVAQSDDERLRRTKTAAALKKPPPGLRLY from the coding sequence ATGATCCTCTGGATGGCTTGGTCGACACTCGTCTCGCTGCTTCTCGGCTTCATCGCACTCGCGGCTGAGCGTTCCGTGCGCGCGGCCGGTCGGTCGGCGCGCGGCGTGTGGAGCCTCGCGATCCTGGGCAGCCTCACGCTGCAGGCGTGGGCGCTACTTCGGACCGCCGAAGCTCCCTCGCGCATTCCGACCGCGTCCGTGAGCGAGACGGCCTCCGTCACGATCAGCATGCTCGCCGAGCTTCAGGCGGTCGCATTTTCCCTACACGCACTGCTCGACCGCTACGAGCCGGTCGCGCTCATCGCGTGGGTCTGCGCGGCCGCGGTGGGCGTCGTTGTCCTCCTCGGCGGCTTGGCGCGGCTCGATTTGCGCGCGAGGAGCTGGGCGCGAGCCCGTGTGGCGGGCGAAGACGTGCTGATCTCGGAGGACTTCGGGCCCGCGCTGTTCGGGCTCCGGTCCCCGACGATCGTACTGCCGGCGTGGGCCCTCGCGCTGCCCCCGGACGACCTACGGCTTGCGTGCCTGCACGAGGCCGAGCATCGGAGGGCCCGCGACACGTGGCTTCTCTTCGCCGCCGCGCTCGTCGCCGCGCTCACGCCCTGGAACGCGGCACTATGGTGGAAGGTCGGGCGGCTCCGCGCCGCCGTCGAGATCGACTGCGATGCCCGCGTGCTCGGCGCCGGCGCTTCGCCAACCGCATACGGGGCGCTCCTCCTGGAGCTCACCTCGTCTATGGGTGACCACCGACTCCCGGTGGCCACCTTCGCGAAACCCCCATCACTCCTCGAGAGGAGGTTGACGATGATCGTGAACGATGTGAGCCAAGCAGTACCCGTAGGGAGCCTCGCGGCGCTCGCCGTCTGCACGCTGCTCTTAGTCGCCGCGTGTGAGGTGCCGCCGCCGACCGCGCTGCAACAGCAGAACGAAGAGTCCGCGGACGTCGTGGCGCCGGTTCAAGAGGCGGTCGCCGAGGGGGCTGCTAGAGCGATTATTAGGTTGAGCGGCTCGGCGTTGGCCGGAGACGAGACACCCCTGATCTACGTCGACGGCGTCCGGATCGATAGCTCCGTACGCGACCTCGACCCGGAATCGATCGAGCGCATCGAAGTGCTCAAGGGCCAGGCGGCCCGAGCGATCTTCGGAGACGAGGCCGCGGGCGGCGTCATCCAGATCTTCCTGAAGCTCGGAGTGGCGCAGTCCGACGACGAACGTTTGCGACGGACGAAAACGGCGGCAGCGCTGAAGAAGCCCCCGCCCGGCCTGAGGCTGTATTGA